From Corvus cornix cornix isolate S_Up_H32 chromosome 15, ASM73873v5, whole genome shotgun sequence, one genomic window encodes:
- the PPP1CC gene encoding serine/threonine-protein phosphatase PP1-gamma catalytic subunit, with protein sequence MADIDKLNIDSIIQRLLEVRGSKPGKNVQLQENEIRGLCLKSREIFLSQPILLELEAPLKICGDIHGQYYDLLRLFEYGGFPPESNYLFLGDYVDRGKQSLETICLLLAYKIKYPENFFLLRGNHECASINRIYGFYDECKRRYNIKLWKTFTDCFNCLPIAAIVDEKIFCCHGGLSPDLQSMEQIRRIMRPTDVPDQGLLCDLLWSDPDKDVLGWGENDRGVSFTFGAEVVAKFLHKHDLDLICRAHQVVEDGYEFFAKRQLVTLFSAPNYCGEFDNAGAMMSVDETLMCSFQILKPAEKKKPNSSRPVTPPRGMITKQAKK encoded by the exons ATGGCGGATATAGACAAGCTCAACATCGACAGCATCATCCAACGGCTGCTGGAGG TGCGAGGATCAAAACCAGGCAAAAACGTCCAACTTCAAGAGAATGAAATTAGAGGACTGTGCTTGAAATCCAGAGAAATCTTCCTGAGTCAGCCTATTCTACTAGAACTTGAAGCTCCACTGAAAATCTGTG GTGACATCCATGGACAATACTATGACTTGCTTCGACTCTTTGAGTATGGGGGTTTTCCACCAGAAAGCAACTACCTGTTCCTTGGTGATTATGttgacagaggaaaacaatCTTTAGAAACAATTTGTCTTCTATTGGCCTACAAAATTAAATACCCAGAGAACTTTTTCCTCCTCCGAGGGAACCACGAATGTGCCAGCATCAATAGAATTTATGGGTTTTACGACGAAT GTAAGAGAAGATACAATATTAAGCTGTGGAAAACCTTCACAGACTGTTTTAACTGTTTACCAATTGCAGCTATTGTGGatgagaaaatattctgctgtcACGGGG GTTTGTCACCAGACCTTCAGTCAATGGAGCAGATCAGACGAATCATGCGCCCCACGGATGTACCGGACCAAGGTCTCCTGTGTGATCTCCTGTGGTCTGACCCTGACAAGGATGTCTTGGGCTGGGGTGAAAATGACAGAGGAGTGTCCTTCACTTTTGGTGCTGAAGTGGTTGCTAAGTTTCTCCATAAACATGATTTGGATCTCATATGTAGAGCTCATcag GTTGTTGAAGATGGATACGAGTTTTTTGCAAAAAGACAATTGGTAACTCTCTTTTCTGCCCCAAATTACTGTGGAGAATTTGATAACGCGGGTGCCATGATGAGCGTGGATGAAACACTAATGTGCTCTTTCCAG attttgaaacCTGCAGAGAAGAAGAAGCCCAATTCCAGCAGACCCGTAACACCTCCCAGGGGTATGATCACAAAACAAGCCAAGAAATAG